From one Lysinibacillus sp. G4S2 genomic stretch:
- a CDS encoding ABC transporter permease translates to MKNILFVERLKLKRSNSWLLYFIGPLLGVSLAYINFFKNYDLFMQPGENAWIEVWTQVALFMGPFVLPILVGIYSALICRGEHVGGGWKQLLALPVKHSDIFLGKFLTVVRMVTITMLILLIFFIGVGYITGIEGNLPLFTILGYIIKGIITCLPLILLQLIISIKAKTFGIPLAISIVFTLPAIIVASTPLGQIYPWTQPMLAMSPEDESPIQSYFLFYTLLSGTFIILLVYGLKSFSTRDTY, encoded by the coding sequence TTGAAAAACATCTTATTTGTTGAACGATTAAAGTTAAAACGCTCCAATTCATGGTTACTTTACTTTATTGGCCCTTTACTAGGTGTGTCATTAGCGTATATTAATTTCTTTAAAAACTATGACCTCTTTATGCAACCTGGAGAAAATGCTTGGATAGAAGTATGGACACAAGTCGCATTATTTATGGGCCCTTTTGTATTACCAATTTTAGTAGGAATATACTCAGCCCTTATTTGTAGAGGTGAACATGTGGGAGGCGGATGGAAACAACTACTAGCTTTACCTGTCAAACACTCAGACATCTTTCTAGGTAAATTTCTTACAGTGGTTCGAATGGTAACCATTACGATGCTAATTTTATTAATCTTTTTTATAGGAGTTGGTTATATAACGGGAATCGAAGGCAACCTTCCGCTCTTTACAATACTGGGGTATATAATTAAAGGCATTATAACGTGCCTACCTTTAATACTTTTACAACTAATTATCTCCATAAAAGCTAAGACATTTGGCATACCATTAGCCATCAGTATTGTTTTCACACTTCCAGCCATTATTGTTGCCAGCACCCCATTAGGCCAGATTTATCCATGGACACAGCCAATGTTAGCGATGTCACCTGAGGATGAATCACCTATTCAATCTTATTTCTTATTTTATACACTATTGAGTGGAACTTTTATCATTTTACTAGTTTATGGATTGAAAAGTTTTAGTACACGTGACACATATTGA
- a CDS encoding ABC transporter ATP-binding protein yields the protein MKNQILVTNELTKKYKQHTSVDGLNLRIERGQIYGFLGPNGAGKTTTIRMLLGLIKPTKGNIEIFGQSLKKDRLQILQRIGSLVEFPTFYGNLTGHENLEAVRRLRNLPENRVNEVLEVVRLTNVANRLTKEYSLGMKQRLGIATALLSKPDLLILDEPTNGLDPSGIQEIRELIKKLPASGMSVLVSSHLLSEIDQMATQVGIINCGKMIFQDSIEQLRQKRQPLLKVGASNLVEANTILKGKGLKTDLQKDFLWLHQTEPEFVSEINSILVHSGLSVYRLEEVKRSLEDIFLELTGTEGSL from the coding sequence ATGAAAAATCAAATTTTAGTGACAAATGAGCTTACTAAAAAGTATAAACAACATACTTCAGTAGATGGATTAAACTTACGAATTGAACGTGGACAAATTTATGGATTCCTTGGACCTAATGGAGCTGGAAAAACTACAACAATACGAATGTTACTAGGGTTAATTAAACCGACAAAGGGAAATATTGAAATCTTTGGTCAAAGTCTAAAAAAAGATCGGCTTCAAATTTTACAACGAATTGGATCATTAGTAGAGTTTCCAACATTCTATGGGAACTTAACAGGACATGAAAATTTAGAGGCTGTTCGTAGGCTAAGAAACCTTCCAGAAAATCGCGTTAACGAAGTATTGGAAGTAGTAAGATTAACCAACGTTGCGAACAGATTAACAAAAGAATATTCACTTGGAATGAAGCAGCGCCTTGGGATTGCTACAGCACTATTAAGCAAGCCAGATTTATTAATATTGGATGAGCCGACAAATGGTTTGGATCCGTCAGGCATTCAAGAAATAAGAGAGTTGATAAAAAAATTGCCTGCGTCTGGTATGAGCGTCCTTGTATCTAGTCACTTATTAAGTGAAATAGACCAGATGGCCACACAAGTTGGGATTATTAATTGCGGAAAAATGATTTTTCAAGATTCAATTGAGCAATTAAGACAAAAACGGCAACCATTATTAAAAGTAGGAGCTAGTAATTTAGTTGAAGCAAATACAATTCTAAAAGGAAAAGGATTAAAGACCGATTTGCAAAAAGATTTTTTGTGGCTTCACCAAACAGAGCCTGAGTTTGTTTCGGAAATCAATTCCATTCTAGTGCACTCAGGACTATCTGTGTATCGACTTGAAGAAGTGAAAAGATCACTTGAAGATATTTTCTTAGAATTGACTGGTACTGAGGGAAGCTTATGA
- a CDS encoding ABC transporter permease, whose amino-acid sequence MKNILWADKIKLKRSSLLIIVSLVPLLIIAYELVNLTYRAEFVEKQAEMFGAGSLWMYLIYDNSLLFGLGFPLAVTLAASVIANIEHQANGWKQTLSMPIARGKIYLSKFTWLTISLFLSITIFLIGMVFLGKVLSFEGDIPWGLLIGDCYGMLIAVLPIMAFQFWLAMSIKNQAFSILIGSVSAIMGLFLAATQTTRWFPIAYPIQSSTVILQYEGIGYNPDFSAFLVVNLIVGIILFFMGSMHFAKRNVQ is encoded by the coding sequence ATGAAAAATATATTATGGGCAGATAAAATCAAATTAAAACGTTCGTCGTTATTGATTATTGTTTCATTGGTTCCGTTACTTATCATTGCATATGAGTTGGTGAATCTCACCTATCGCGCTGAGTTTGTGGAAAAGCAAGCTGAGATGTTCGGTGCAGGCTCCTTGTGGATGTATTTAATATATGACAATAGTTTGTTATTTGGTCTAGGTTTTCCATTAGCCGTTACACTTGCTGCATCAGTGATTGCAAATATTGAACATCAGGCAAATGGATGGAAACAAACCCTTTCAATGCCTATAGCAAGAGGAAAAATTTATTTGAGTAAATTTACTTGGTTAACGATTAGTCTATTCCTTTCAATTACGATTTTTCTGATTGGCATGGTTTTTCTAGGAAAGGTACTATCATTTGAAGGGGATATTCCTTGGGGCTTATTGATAGGCGATTGTTACGGTATGTTAATTGCAGTATTACCAATAATGGCTTTTCAATTTTGGCTAGCTATGAGCATTAAAAATCAGGCCTTCTCTATTCTTATCGGATCAGTTTCTGCTATTATGGGGCTATTTTTAGCAGCTACCCAAACAACAAGATGGTTCCCAATTGCCTATCCAATTCAATCATCGACAGTTATATTGCAGTATGAAGGAATAGGATATAACCCAGATTTTTCGGCATTTCTTGTTGTTAATCTAATAGTAGGTATCATCCTATTTTTTATGGGGTCCATGCATTTTGCCAAACGGAATGTCCAGTAA